CGGTGTGGCGAAGGAACGGCTGCACCTCGAGCGGTTCACGACGGTCGAGGCCCCGGCGCCTGCTGTCGGCACCACCGCCACCGAGGCCACCGAAGAGGTCGTGATCGAGCTGGACCGCCGGAAGACCACGCAGCCCTACCGCGACGGCGACACGCTGCTGCAGACGGCACGCATGGCGGGCCTACGGGCCCCGTCCTCGTGTGAAACAGGTTCCTGCGGAACGTGTATGGCGCGGGTCGTCTCCGGAAGCGCGCACATGCTCAACAACGACGCCCTCGAGGACGACGAGGTCGAGGAGGGCTGGGTCCTGACCTGTCAGGCAATGCCCACCAGCCGCACGGTGCGCGTGGTCTACGAGTAGGAGCGAGGTAGTGATGGGGCATATCCGATGAACCGGGTCGCGGTGGTGACCGGGGGCGCGTCCGGGATGGGCGAGGCGACCTGCCACGAGTTGGCCAGGCGCGGACACAAGGTCGCCGTGCTCGACCTCAAGGGTGAAGCGGCGCAACGGGTCGCCGAGAACCTGCGGGCCGAGGGCGCGTCGGCGCTCGGTGTCGCCGCGGACGTCAGCAACCGCGCTGCCGTCGAGGAGGCTTTCGCGAAAATCCGCACCGAACTCGGACCGGTGCACATCCTGGTCACCAGCGCCGGCCTGGTGGATTTCGCGCCGTTCACCGAGATCACGCCGCAGGCCTGGCAGCGTCTCGTCGACGTGAACCTGACCGGCACCTTCCACTGCTGTCAGGTCGCGGTGCCCGACATGCTCGAGGCGGGTTGGGGCCGCATCGTGATGATCTCCTCGTCGAGCGCCCAGCGCGGGTCACCGGGGATGGCGCACTACGCCGCATCCAAGGGTGCGCTGCTGTCGCTGACCAAATCGCTGGCGCGTGAATACGGGACGTC
Above is a window of Mycolicibacterium baixiangningiae DNA encoding:
- a CDS encoding SDR family NAD(P)-dependent oxidoreductase is translated as MNRVAVVTGGASGMGEATCHELARRGHKVAVLDLKGEAAQRVAENLRAEGASALGVAADVSNRAAVEEAFAKIRTELGPVHILVTSAGLVDFAPFTEITPQAWQRLVDVNLTGTFHCCQVAVPDMLEAGWGRIVMISSSSAQRGSPGMAHYAASKGALLSLTKSLAREYGTSGITVNNVPPSGIETPMQHQSQAAGMLPSNEQMAASIPVGHLGTGEDIAAAVGFLCSDEAGFITGQTLGVNGGSVM